The Sulfurimonas sp. HSL-1716 sequence ACCTCACAGAAAAAATTAATTTTGACAGCTAAATCTACACAAAATCTGCACACTTTTGCTAAAATATTATATTAGAGATAGTATCGTATTAAGGAATTTTTGAATATATGTAATTCGGAAGAAAACAATAGATGACTTTATGGCGATTATGTAAAAGAAGTCAATTTTCTTGTTCTGAAAAATAAAATCAACTAAAAATAGACGCTTCGCTACAAAATCTCAAATGGGCTTTATTTATAAGCAGAGAAGCATCAATATATGCCAAAATATCTTGGCATATTGTCAATATTTTGGACGACATAAGTAATTTTAGATAAAATTCAAAAAAATAATATTATGAATGTCATGTTCATATATTAAATTAGATTTGTGAAAAGTGGGACAATAGAGTTATGGCGAAGAAATATAAAACGATTGACCTTTTCGCGGGTATAGGTGGCATTAGATTAGGGTTTGAAGCGCATGGATGTGAAACTGTTTTTTCATCAGAATGGGATGTTCATGCACAAAAAATGTATGAGGAAAATTTTGGTGAAAAACCATTTGGCGATATAAATCTTATTGCACCGGAAGAAATTCCGAATCACGATATTCTATTGGCAGGATTTCCTTGTCAGCCCTTTAGTATTGCGGGAAAACAACTTGGATTCGCAGATACACGAGGGACTCTTTTTTTTAATATTGAGTCTATATTGAAAGCAAAAAAACCTTATGCATTTTTATTGGAAAATGTAAGACGATTGACGACTCATGATGGTGGTCGAACATTTCAGGTTATCTTAGATAAGCTTCAAGAACTTGGATATGTGGTTCATCATAAGATTTTTAATTCTCTCGATTTCGGTCTTCCTCAAAAGAGGGAACGAATTTATATTGTAGGATTTTTGGAACCTATTGAGTTTGAATTTCCTGTGCCTCCAAAGTTTTATAGGCCATTAAGTGAAATTCTTGAACCTGATGAAGATATTCCGAAAAATTTCTTTCTTTCTGATACTATTAAAGAACAAAGATTTGCTGCCTTAAAAAAGGAACCTCCTTTCCCATCAATATGGCATCAAAACATAGGTGGTAATATATCTCCATTGCCATATTCTTGTGCATTGCGTGCTGGTGGAAGTTATAACTATCTTGTAGTTAATGGAGTTAGAAGATTGACAGCGAGAGAAATGCTACGATTGCAAGGATTTCCTGATGATTTTAAAATAAACCTTCCCTATTCTCAAGCAAGAAAAGTGGCTGGTAATTCTGTGAGTGTTCCTGTTATAGAAGCAATCGCAAAACAAATGATGGATGCAATGAATAGCAAATGAGAAGGAATGGATATGGAATTTGAAGAAGCAAAAAAACTACTTGATAATGTGATTAAAAAAGGGCGAGTTCATTTTTACAAACCGATTCAAGTGGCTGAAATTTTATATAGAGACAGGATTGAAAAAGACATTAATCTAGCTGAACTTGAAACATACAGAGCTATTTCTAAAAAATGGCGAGATAAAATTTGCGAACAATTTGTCGGAAGGGTTAGCACTTCTTCGTCAAAATACCAAGATGATATATTTAATCAAACTGCTGTTCCACCTGAAGCATTAGTAGCCTTAGGCATTGTCAATCGTAGAGAAAATGGTAGCGTCGAATCATATATTTATAATAAATTTTCTGAAAGATTTAATCAATTGTCTGATGCATTAAATTATTGTTATACCAATAAAAAAGACACATTTGACTTAAGTGCATTTTTAGACATCTTTTGGAATGAACCCGGATTAAGAAGAAGTATTGATAAAATTTATGAAATCGTTGTTTATGCATTATTTTCATCATTAATTGATGCACTTGAAGTCTCAGTCGAGATTAGTATGAATCCAGATAAACAAGACTTATTAAATGAATTTGCAGATTTTGCTAAGAATGTAATTCAACTGTCATCTGCCGCATCTAGTATAAAGTTAAAAGCTAGAATAAATCGGGTTGGAGTGACTAACGCGGCTGATAGGGGACTGGACATGTGGGCTAACTTTGGGTTGGCAATACAAATAAAGCATTTATCATTAACAGAGGAATTGGCTTCAAATATTGTTTCATCTGTATCGGCAGACCGAATTGTAATAGTATGTAAAGATGCTGAAGAGAAAATCATTATTTCATTATTAACTCAAATAGGTTGGAAGTCGAGAATACAAAGCGTTATCACGGAAAGTCAGTTATTGAATTGGTATGAAAAAGCCCTTAGAGGCAAATTTTCAAGTTCAATTGGAAATAATTTGCATAAAAAAATTATGGATGAAATAATTATAGAATTTCCGACTACAGACAACGAGGAATTTTCAAAATTTCTTAAAAGTCGAAGTTATCAATAATTTTGATCTCAATCGCATTGCCATAATAGAAAAAACCAAGGATTGCTATGGACACTTTCTCAACGGAACAACGAAGTTGGGTAATGCGTCAGGTAAAAGGAAAAAATACCAAGCCAGAAAGAGTTGTTAGAAAAATTCTATGGGATGCTGGGTATAGGTATCGGTTGAATGTGAAATCATTGCCAGGGACTCCGGAC is a genomic window containing:
- a CDS encoding DNA cytosine methyltransferase, translated to MAKKYKTIDLFAGIGGIRLGFEAHGCETVFSSEWDVHAQKMYEENFGEKPFGDINLIAPEEIPNHDILLAGFPCQPFSIAGKQLGFADTRGTLFFNIESILKAKKPYAFLLENVRRLTTHDGGRTFQVILDKLQELGYVVHHKIFNSLDFGLPQKRERIYIVGFLEPIEFEFPVPPKFYRPLSEILEPDEDIPKNFFLSDTIKEQRFAALKKEPPFPSIWHQNIGGNISPLPYSCALRAGGSYNYLVVNGVRRLTAREMLRLQGFPDDFKINLPYSQARKVAGNSVSVPVIEAIAKQMMDAMNSK
- a CDS encoding HaeII family restriction endonuclease, translating into MEFEEAKKLLDNVIKKGRVHFYKPIQVAEILYRDRIEKDINLAELETYRAISKKWRDKICEQFVGRVSTSSSKYQDDIFNQTAVPPEALVALGIVNRRENGSVESYIYNKFSERFNQLSDALNYCYTNKKDTFDLSAFLDIFWNEPGLRRSIDKIYEIVVYALFSSLIDALEVSVEISMNPDKQDLLNEFADFAKNVIQLSSAASSIKLKARINRVGVTNAADRGLDMWANFGLAIQIKHLSLTEELASNIVSSVSADRIVIVCKDAEEKIIISLLTQIGWKSRIQSVITESQLLNWYEKALRGKFSSSIGNNLHKKIMDEIIIEFPTTDNEEFSKFLKSRSYQ